Genomic DNA from Bartonella alsatica:
CGGTGTTTTTGCAGAGTGAAAGCGATTAGAAAACTTATTATCAAGTATCTAATATAGATTCAGTTTTTCTTAGTTACTATGACAGATTTTATGTTGGTACTTTTTTATACGCAATAAATAATTAGAAGATAGCATAGTGCTTATATGGCAGAGCAGTATCATAAAAAGAATTTAAGATGGTTTTTGTACGAGAATCAGCGCGACTTATTAAGTTCTTTTGAATAAGTTTGGAAACAAATAGTATATTTTCATAAAAAAGGATTATTTTATTCTCTCTCTGCTAACCATTGAATACAATCATTTAGAGCTCTAGCCGTTATGGCTTGTTTTTTTGCTATTTTTTTTTCTTTGCTTGGCAAGTGTTTTCCTAAATACTTAATAGAATCGATAGGGGGAAAAAGTCCAAAATTGATATTCATTGGTTGAAAGGATTGTCTGTCTGTTTCTTCTATTACGATATGTCCACCTGTAATATGATTCAAGAGAGCTCCAAATGCTGTTGTTAATGGTGGTAAAGAAGGGCGATTATGGTAGTATTCAGCAGCGGCAAAACGTCCAGCGAGAAGCCCTATCGCAGATGATTCTACATATCCTTCACATCCAGTAATTTGTCCTGCAAAACGCAGCTTAGGTCTTTTTTTCAAACAAAGGGTCTGATCAAGAATGATTGGTGAGTTAAGGTAGGTATTGCGGTGAAGACCACCAAGGCGCGCAAACTCCGCTTTCTCAAGACCGGGGATCATTCTAAAAATGCGAATTTGTTCACCATATTTTAGTTTTGTTTGAAAGCCGACCATATTATAAAGGGTTCCAAGCTTATTATCTTGGCGTAATTGGACAACGGCATAGGGTTTAACTTTGGGATTATGGGCATTAGTTAATCCCATAGGTTTCATAGGACCATATCTAAGGGTTTCAAGTCCGCGCTCGGCCATAATTTCAATTGGTAAGCATCCATCAAAATAGGGAGTTTTTTCAAAGTCGCGGAATTCTGTTTTTTCCGCATTTTTTAATGCTTGAACGAATGTTTCATATTGTTCTTTATTAAGGGGACAATTCAAGTAATCCTTTCCTGTTCCCTTAGGTCCTATTTTATCATAGCGAGACTGATACCAACAAATGTCTAAATCTATACTATCAGTATAGACAATAGGTGCGATAGCATCAAAAAAAGAAAGAGCTTCTGTTCCGGTTATTGTTTGTATTGCTTGAGTGAGTGCTGGTGAGGTAAGAGGACCAGTTGCAATGATAATATGATGCCAATCCTCAGGGAATTCTTTGAT
This window encodes:
- the trmFO gene encoding methylenetetrahydrofolate--tRNA-(uracil(54)-C(5))-methyltransferase (FADH(2)-oxidizing) TrmFO is translated as MLNILNTPIHIIGGGLAGSEASWQIAQSGIPVILHEMRPQKKSDAHKTDKLAELVCSNSFRSDDSSTNAVGLLHTEMRLAKSLIMKAADANKVPAGSALAVDRDEFSKTITTALENHPLVTIEREEIKEFPEDWHHIIIATGPLTSPALTQAIQTITGTEALSFFDAIAPIVYTDSIDLDICWYQSRYDKIGPKGTGKDYLNCPLNKEQYETFVQALKNAEKTEFRDFEKTPYFDGCLPIEIMAERGLETLRYGPMKPMGLTNAHNPKVKPYAVVQLRQDNKLGTLYNMVGFQTKLKYGEQIRIFRMIPGLEKAEFARLGGLHRNTYLNSPIILDQTLCLKKRPKLRFAGQITGCEGYVESSAIGLLAGRFAAAEYYHNRPSLPPLTTAFGALLNHITGGHIVIEETDRQSFQPMNINFGLFPPIDSIKYLGKHLPSKEKKIAKKQAITARALNDCIQWLAERE